Proteins from one Embleya scabrispora genomic window:
- a CDS encoding citrate synthase: protein MSEDSVVLRHQGNEHTFPLIEGTIGDTAMDISTLRAKTGLVTYDGGFVNTAACKSAITFIDGEEGVLRYRGYPIEQIAEQGTFLETAYLLIYGELPSVSALDNFRDEITQHTLLHEDVKRFYDGFPRDAHPMAMLSSVVSALSTFYQDSHNPFDEEQVRLSAIRLLAKLPTIAAYAFKKSVGQPMLYPDNSLGYVENFLRMTFAVPAESYKADPVVVDALDKLLILHGDHEQNCSTSTVRLVGSSQANMFASISAGINALWGPLHGGANQQVLEMLEQIKNDGGDIDAFVNKVKNKEDGVRLMGFGHRVYKSRDPRATIIKKAADDVLSRMGKKDELLDLAMQLEERALADDYFVERKLYPNVDFYTGLIYRAMGFPTEMFTVLFAIGRLPGWIAHWQEMIADPKAKIGRPRQVYTGVALRDYTPIGAR from the coding sequence ATGAGCGAGGACTCGGTAGTACTGCGCCACCAAGGAAACGAGCACACCTTCCCGCTGATCGAGGGCACCATCGGCGACACCGCCATGGACATCTCGACGCTGCGCGCAAAGACGGGGCTGGTGACCTACGACGGAGGGTTCGTCAACACCGCCGCGTGTAAATCGGCGATCACCTTCATCGACGGCGAGGAGGGCGTCCTCCGCTACCGCGGCTACCCGATCGAGCAGATCGCGGAGCAGGGGACCTTCCTGGAGACGGCGTATCTGCTGATCTACGGCGAGTTGCCGTCGGTGAGCGCGCTGGACAACTTCCGCGACGAGATAACCCAGCACACGCTGCTGCACGAGGACGTCAAGCGGTTCTACGACGGCTTCCCGCGCGACGCGCACCCGATGGCGATGTTGTCGTCCGTGGTGTCCGCGCTGTCGACGTTCTACCAGGACAGCCACAACCCGTTCGACGAGGAGCAGGTCCGGCTCTCGGCGATAAGGCTGCTGGCCAAGCTGCCGACGATCGCGGCCTACGCGTTCAAGAAGTCGGTCGGCCAGCCGATGCTCTACCCGGACAACTCGCTCGGCTACGTCGAGAACTTCCTGCGGATGACCTTCGCCGTCCCGGCCGAGTCGTACAAGGCCGACCCGGTCGTGGTGGACGCGCTGGACAAGCTGCTCATCCTGCACGGCGACCACGAGCAGAACTGCTCGACCTCGACGGTGCGCCTCGTCGGCTCCAGCCAGGCGAACATGTTCGCGTCCATCTCGGCCGGCATCAACGCGCTGTGGGGCCCGCTGCACGGCGGCGCCAACCAGCAGGTGCTGGAGATGCTGGAGCAGATCAAGAACGACGGCGGCGACATCGACGCGTTCGTGAACAAGGTGAAGAACAAGGAGGACGGCGTCCGCCTGATGGGCTTCGGCCACCGGGTGTACAAGAGCCGCGACCCGCGCGCGACGATCATCAAGAAGGCCGCCGACGACGTCCTGTCCCGGATGGGCAAGAAGGACGAACTGCTCGACCTCGCGATGCAGTTGGAGGAGCGCGCGCTGGCCGACGACTACTTCGTCGAGCGCAAGCTCTACCCGAACGTGGACTTCTACACCGGGCTGATCTACCGGGCGATGGGCTTCCCCACCGAGATGTTCACGGTGCTGTTCGCGATCGGCCGGCTGCCGGGCTGGATCGCGCACTGGCAGGAGATGATCGCCGACCCGAAGGCCAAGATCGGCCGTCCGCGCCAGGTGTACACGGGCGTCGCGCTGCGCGACTACACCCCCATCGGTGCGCGCTGA
- a CDS encoding PQQ-binding-like beta-propeller repeat protein has protein sequence MTEHGWPGEPPAKGDPERIGPYAVLGRLGAGGMGRIYLGRSPFGRLVAIKTIRSELGGDPGFRARFAQEVAAARRVSGVFTAAVVNADPDAAVPWLATAYVPAPSLESLVRACGPLPPRAVRWMAAGIAEALESVHAAGLVHRDLKPSNVLVASDGPKVIDFGISRAADFGSLTMTGVAVGTPAYMSPEQAQGVRDITPASDMFSLGATLVYAATGHSPYPDRKPAEALLRLVTGSPDLEGLPTELTGLVNLCMQRAAEHRPSPTQLLNQLAPLLDDSDADSQLPDNASAMVQRFESQYRPTMGPRTPPVRELVEPDGEQRPELPENVRPDPNNMGKLPNQVRQEPRPAPRPETHRPPPPQRPPTNPTRKPPPRPPAPPTNSPTGGPPGGSRPVSGRPVSTSSPSPALPTERVARPPAPIPNSPVTWPESGPDVPRQHPTPPRTPTGGMEAAPVWRFAATGEILTPPVRAGSGRTARVHVHSNDNGLHTLHLATREWRFDSSGWSHPPAVDGELMYLSSQDNHVYALELTSRQWRWSFPTGGEVVAAPVVADGTVYFGSSDNALYAVDAATGRCRWRFPTGGWATSPTVVDGTVYFGSSDRCVYALDAATGWCRWRFPTGGWVSSPTVANGIVHVGSTDQYLYLLNAGDGAMRGWFGAGGPVAQPATSGNLSFFGSGDGGLYAVDVNTTRCVWRYGAEGWVTSPVVAEDMVYAGSSNGSVLAVGMGGEPRWRFTTGGRVTSPIVADGLLFVGSADRHLYVLDAVTGKGPSAGTNG, from the coding sequence GTGACGGAACACGGATGGCCGGGTGAGCCACCGGCCAAGGGGGATCCGGAACGGATCGGCCCCTACGCGGTGCTCGGCCGACTCGGCGCCGGCGGCATGGGCCGTATCTATCTGGGGCGTTCGCCCTTCGGGCGACTGGTCGCGATCAAGACCATCCGCTCGGAGCTGGGCGGCGACCCGGGCTTTCGCGCGCGCTTCGCCCAGGAGGTGGCCGCGGCCCGCCGGGTCAGCGGCGTGTTCACCGCCGCCGTGGTCAACGCCGACCCCGACGCCGCGGTGCCGTGGCTGGCCACCGCGTACGTGCCCGCGCCCTCGCTGGAGTCGCTGGTGCGCGCCTGCGGCCCGCTGCCGCCGCGCGCGGTGCGCTGGATGGCCGCCGGCATCGCCGAGGCGCTGGAGTCCGTACACGCCGCCGGCCTGGTACACCGCGACCTGAAGCCGTCCAACGTGCTGGTCGCCAGCGACGGCCCCAAGGTGATCGACTTCGGCATCTCGCGCGCCGCCGACTTCGGCTCGCTCACCATGACCGGCGTCGCCGTCGGCACCCCGGCGTACATGTCGCCCGAACAGGCGCAGGGCGTGCGCGACATCACCCCCGCCAGCGACATGTTCTCGCTCGGCGCCACGCTGGTGTACGCGGCCACCGGGCACTCGCCCTACCCCGACCGCAAGCCCGCCGAGGCGCTGCTGCGCCTGGTCACCGGCTCGCCGGACCTGGAGGGGCTGCCGACCGAGCTGACCGGCCTGGTCAACCTGTGTATGCAGCGCGCCGCCGAACACCGGCCGAGCCCGACCCAGTTGCTCAACCAACTCGCCCCGCTCCTGGACGACAGCGACGCGGACAGCCAACTGCCCGACAACGCGTCGGCGATGGTGCAGCGGTTCGAGAGCCAGTACCGGCCCACGATGGGCCCGCGCACGCCGCCGGTCCGCGAACTCGTCGAGCCCGACGGGGAGCAGCGGCCCGAACTGCCGGAGAACGTGCGTCCGGACCCGAACAACATGGGCAAACTGCCCAACCAGGTGCGCCAGGAGCCGCGTCCGGCGCCGCGCCCGGAGACCCACCGGCCACCGCCGCCCCAGCGTCCGCCGACGAACCCGACCCGCAAGCCGCCGCCCCGGCCGCCGGCCCCGCCGACGAACTCGCCCACGGGCGGCCCGCCGGGCGGCTCGCGACCGGTCTCGGGACGACCGGTGTCCACGTCCTCGCCTTCGCCGGCGCTGCCGACCGAGCGGGTGGCCCGGCCGCCCGCCCCGATACCCAACTCTCCGGTCACGTGGCCGGAGAGCGGTCCCGACGTGCCCCGCCAGCACCCCACGCCGCCGCGCACCCCCACCGGCGGCATGGAGGCCGCGCCGGTGTGGCGGTTCGCCGCGACCGGCGAGATCCTGACCCCGCCGGTGCGCGCGGGCTCCGGGCGGACCGCCCGCGTACACGTGCACAGCAACGACAACGGGCTGCACACCCTGCATCTGGCCACGCGCGAGTGGCGGTTCGACTCCTCGGGCTGGTCGCACCCGCCGGCCGTGGACGGCGAGCTGATGTACCTCAGCAGCCAGGACAACCACGTCTACGCCCTGGAACTGACCTCGCGGCAGTGGCGCTGGAGCTTCCCCACCGGCGGTGAGGTCGTGGCCGCCCCCGTGGTCGCCGACGGCACCGTCTACTTCGGGTCCAGCGACAACGCGCTCTACGCCGTGGACGCGGCCACCGGGCGCTGTCGCTGGCGGTTCCCCACCGGCGGCTGGGCCACCTCGCCCACCGTCGTGGACGGCACGGTGTACTTCGGCTCCAGCGACCGCTGCGTCTACGCGCTGGACGCGGCCACCGGCTGGTGCCGCTGGCGCTTCCCCACCGGCGGCTGGGTGTCCTCGCCGACGGTGGCCAACGGGATCGTGCACGTCGGCAGCACCGACCAGTACCTGTACCTGCTCAACGCCGGCGACGGCGCGATGCGCGGCTGGTTCGGCGCGGGCGGCCCGGTCGCCCAACCGGCCACCTCGGGCAACCTGTCCTTCTTCGGCAGCGGCGACGGCGGCCTGTACGCGGTCGACGTCAACACCACGCGCTGCGTGTGGCGTTACGGCGCCGAGGGCTGGGTCACCTCGCCCGTGGTCGCCGAGGACATGGTGTACGCGGGCAGCAGCAACGGCTCGGTGCTCGCGGTCGGCATGGGCGGCGAGCCCCGCTGGCGGTTCACCACCGGCGGTCGGGTGACCTCCCCGATCGTGGCCGACGGCCTGCTCTTCGTGGGCAGCGCCGACCGCCACCTGTACGTCCTGGACGCGGTCACCGGCAAGGGCCCGTCGGCCGGGACCAACGGCTGA
- a CDS encoding serine/threonine-protein kinase, translating into MTDDGRRGPAPLDAYDPRRIGPYRVLSRLGRGGMARVFLGLSPAGRLVAIKTILAELDHDEDFRRRFAREVQAARLVSGVFTAAVVAADPAAARPWLATAYVPAPSLREVVDECGPLPPDAVRWLAAGVAEALGAIHGAGLVHRDLAPGNILVTLDGPKVIDFGLALAQDQDTVNLVGTIAYMAPEQVEGESGTVRSDVYAMGATLLFAGAGHAPYQGSAMRVMSAVRNRDPDLSGLPAELLPLVESCLRRRADRRPTPERVVADFAELLTGRRRPYEAAAWLPRPVLDLLHEHERRIRPGVDTPRPRAPRPAPEPEAVRAPTPERPRQGGAHRTGPDRPSPAEPTRPMPAPGPTRPYTREPYRSARAPMLDRILYDLPGAGPAGVLASSLADADLRRWHPVLAPMIDPEPGAGRAADRPAVRFGPLGGRPTLIRRTPGRALVLMAPARADPAAVSLAGPRHALALGAASGDPAGLEQPTGRPSPRLDPKVLDAELARCAPRLRARAGTSADVLTDVVAAVLARPDETFALSEADGVPDPEAVLWGLCDLVGPLLPYTLSFSTLAAPEPIDEPRLVVHARWPEREARSAGRRRHRIVPGEELYSMGDVHRTAAEALVRCYTGPDWTGAAAGLTPSGPLRAAAPADRSRRVLRALEGR; encoded by the coding sequence GTGACCGACGACGGACGACGGGGGCCGGCGCCCCTGGACGCCTACGATCCGCGCCGGATCGGGCCCTATCGGGTGTTGTCCCGGCTCGGCCGCGGCGGCATGGCCCGGGTCTTCCTGGGGCTGTCCCCGGCGGGTCGGCTGGTGGCGATCAAGACGATCCTGGCCGAGTTGGACCACGACGAGGACTTCCGGCGGCGGTTCGCCCGCGAGGTCCAGGCGGCGCGGCTGGTGAGCGGGGTGTTCACGGCCGCGGTGGTGGCCGCCGACCCGGCGGCCGCGCGGCCCTGGCTGGCCACCGCGTACGTGCCGGCGCCGTCGCTGCGCGAGGTGGTCGACGAGTGCGGCCCGTTGCCGCCGGACGCGGTGCGGTGGCTGGCCGCCGGGGTGGCCGAGGCGCTGGGCGCGATCCACGGGGCGGGTCTGGTGCACCGGGACCTGGCCCCCGGCAACATCCTGGTCACCTTGGACGGGCCGAAGGTGATCGACTTCGGGCTCGCCCTCGCCCAGGACCAGGACACCGTCAACCTGGTCGGCACCATCGCCTACATGGCCCCCGAGCAGGTCGAGGGCGAATCGGGCACGGTCCGCTCCGACGTGTACGCGATGGGCGCCACGCTGCTGTTCGCGGGCGCCGGGCACGCGCCGTACCAGGGCAGTGCGATGCGGGTGATGAGCGCCGTGCGCAACCGCGACCCGGACCTGAGCGGGCTGCCGGCGGAGCTGCTGCCGCTGGTCGAATCGTGCCTGCGCCGCCGGGCCGATCGGCGGCCGACCCCGGAGCGGGTGGTGGCCGACTTCGCCGAGCTGCTGACCGGCCGTCGGCGTCCGTACGAGGCGGCCGCGTGGTTGCCCCGGCCGGTGCTGGACCTGCTGCACGAGCACGAGCGGCGGATCCGGCCCGGCGTGGACACGCCCCGGCCGCGCGCCCCGCGCCCCGCGCCGGAGCCGGAGGCGGTGCGCGCGCCCACGCCCGAGCGGCCGCGCCAGGGCGGGGCCCACCGCACCGGACCGGATCGGCCGTCGCCCGCCGAGCCGACCCGGCCGATGCCCGCGCCCGGCCCCACCCGGCCCTACACGCGCGAGCCGTACCGGTCGGCGCGGGCGCCGATGCTGGACCGGATCCTGTACGACCTGCCCGGAGCGGGACCGGCCGGCGTGCTCGCCTCGTCCCTGGCCGACGCCGACCTGCGCCGGTGGCACCCGGTGCTGGCGCCGATGATCGACCCCGAACCCGGCGCAGGGCGCGCGGCCGACCGGCCCGCGGTCCGGTTCGGCCCGCTCGGTGGTCGCCCGACGCTGATCCGGCGCACCCCCGGCCGCGCGCTGGTGCTGATGGCCCCGGCCCGCGCCGACCCCGCCGCGGTCTCGCTCGCCGGCCCCCGGCACGCGCTCGCCCTCGGCGCCGCCTCGGGGGATCCGGCCGGCCTGGAGCAGCCCACCGGCCGGCCCTCGCCGCGGCTCGACCCGAAGGTGCTCGACGCCGAACTGGCCCGCTGCGCGCCCCGCCTGCGGGCCCGCGCCGGCACATCCGCCGACGTGCTGACGGACGTGGTCGCGGCGGTGCTCGCCCGACCCGACGAGACCTTCGCGCTGTCCGAGGCGGACGGCGTACCGGACCCGGAGGCGGTGTTGTGGGGCCTGTGCGACCTGGTCGGCCCGCTGCTCCCGTACACGCTGTCCTTCTCCACGCTGGCCGCGCCGGAGCCGATCGACGAGCCGCGCCTGGTGGTGCACGCGCGGTGGCCGGAGCGGGAGGCGCGCTCGGCCGGGCGGCGGCGCCATCGCATCGTCCCGGGCGAGGAGCTGTACTCGATGGGCGACGTGCACCGCACCGCCGCCGAGGCCCTGGTGCGGTGCTACACCGGCCCCGACTGGACCGGCGCGGCGGCCGGGCTGACCCCTTCGGGCCCGCTCCGCGCAGCCGCGCCCGCCGACCGCTCC